The following nucleotide sequence is from Lytechinus pictus isolate F3 Inbred chromosome 10, Lp3.0, whole genome shotgun sequence.
GAGCTACCGAActccttgcatttgattggccACTTTGCATTTGATTTATCAATGAAAGTGACTGACTACAAGTGTAggaatttgtttcatgaaacgctccagAGGATATGCTTTGCAAGAGGTGGTGGTAGTGCCGAGTGGTGGGGGGAGGGAGTTCGGCAGgtaggtacatgtagataacAAACGCACACTCTCCTACGAACTTCAAATATGAAAGCAGCTTAGTCAGATTGATCGTGAGGGAAGGGATGACTTGGCTACAATCATGCCCTACTTTCAGTCTATATGTTAACTGATAAAACTTCAACCTAGGAAGAGAAGGACTTGCATTTTGCAAACGTCTACAGTGTGACAAGATCCAAGGCAGTACTAGACTCCTACACATCTAGCCATTTTTAGATACTCAAGTATCTAtctttaattattcaatttttgtgTGGATGCAAGTAGCGAAAGCAGGGATGATGCTTAAAATTGTGATCAGACATTTGCCAAATGAAAATTTTGTGTCTCCATTACATTGAGATTTTTACAAAGGGACTCTTATAAAGAATTGCTGTATGGGATATGGCAAAACACATGACTAGGTCATATTAGCTTCTTGACCAACATGCTTTGGTCTCACTCTACCTGAGATTTTAATATTGAAGcagtaatatgaaatattgaccCAATGCAACATACTGGTCCTCTGTCTATAGAATATAGAATAGAAGTAAATCTGCCAATTAAAGTCAAATACTTTGAGGCCTTAGAAATCTTTTAGAATTTTGGCAAAATTTGACATAGaagataataacaaatttgcatatTCTGGTCTGAAAGAAAGCTTTGAGTTAGGCGATTATTTGGCTTATAGAAGGTTGAGTCTATCATGTATTCATTCACCTGTCTCGATCAAACATGCCGATCATAAGCCTACAAGTCTCGTGATTGAAAGGCGTCATATTCCCATTAAGCAACGCATGCTGAAGCTCATCGGCAGTGATTCCACCGCTGTTATCTGCATCAACTGCCTATGAGGTCAGGAAGTCAGAAGACAAAAGGGGATTAAAGACAAAGATGGGATTAAAGACAAAGAAGGGATTAAAGACAGATGGGATCAACACGAGACTACTAAACAGTGCACAATTACCTATCCTTGTCGAACATTCCAATCATAAGACGACACGTTTCAAGGTTGAAGTTTGAGTTGTTGCCATTGAGAAGCGCTTGGCGGAGCTCTTGAGCCGTGATAGCATTGCTATGATCTTGATCTACTGCCTAGTGGGATACAAGAAGGGGTGGGGTCAGGTCACAATCAAGTTCTGCTATATCTATGTTAAAACCCCCAGTTTTTCATAAGCTAAAATACACATTCTGTGATGTTTGGTGCTTTAAACATCAAATTCAAAGTATGCACTTAAAACCTGGTGAAAACAGTGCTGAACACTGCTGACATATTTGATCCATAGATTTTCCACTAATGCATGGtttgatattttgctttgaagttcaatttatttattttctcaccAATATAAACTAGAATGTCGcgaaggcgagcacataatacaccCACCTGTAATGCGGAAAATGGAggtattggtcaagcaagaaaagtggaaggtggcgacttcacctttgaccttctgacctcaaactCAAGAGAATTGCTGAtttctatgctagtatcatacacaccaaattatatgagcctaggttaagttaaactgaaattatcgcgtttacacggactgcagaagggtaagatgaaaatatgtcactgtgaccttgacctttgaccttttgacctcaaaatcgataggcttcctgggatctaaactggtatcatacacaccaaattatatgagcctaggtcaagtcaaactgaagttatcgcatttacaaggaatagttaacggacggacagacggacggacaccgagcgtgataccattatacgtcccgtctaggacgggcatataaaaaatatacaatatgtacaagaatgaaaatgacatgtatAAGAGATAAAAACAGAAACTAAGTAAGAACTTTTGAGTTTCAGTTGTAGCTCCCAGTAAAGCAAGGTAAAAAACATAtggaaatcaaatgaaaaatatacacacaGCATCAGCAATCCCCATCATACATacaagggggaagggggactgtacaaaaaaaaaaattggggggggtgGGGCCTTAGAATTGTATGATCTCTCAAATTCTGTGAATTCCGTATGTGAAATTTTTCTATTCACTTTATAATGGAAAACTGAACACTTTCAGTGCTATTAGCAAGTACTATCTGATCAATCCCCTATGAAACAATACATTTGTAAACAAGGTATGTGAGACAAATTGATAGCTATGACATCTCTGCCCCCTAGGGTTTTTGTTTATACAGATAAAATAAGGATTGCTATGAGTTCATATAATCATTCATGTCAGCATCAATCAGTAAGCTTAGGAACAGATGATTTGAATACTCATTATGTGCAATCATTCATAGCATTCAATATCACATGCAAAAGCTTAGATATTGATGCAAAGATTGCAATGAATTCATCCAACAAGTCTAGTTTAATCAGTAAGCTTTGTTTGTATGTATGTCCCTATAATTAAATAGTAAGTAATACTCACTTTGAACCAAGACCATAATGTTGGGTCTGCACCGGGAGGAGGACCACCTGGGTTATATCCTGGGGCGCCATACCTGTATAATACAACAATAGAACTTATTATTCAAGGGATCTGAAATCCAATGGACCATTTCATAGTATGTCTCTACACTGGACTGGTGACCTTTTCGTGTTCTAAGATGCCCCAAATTTTCCCAGTTTTAACATAAAATTTCAGGATTTTCAGCAAAAAATGGGAGTGCTTTTACTATCACTCTaatcaaatttacttttccatttaaacaattgttactaatgatagcccccccccccccgatgggTCAACTTGGATGATCtagaatacatgtaggcctatcctAATTCCATCATTTAAGAATTGAAATGAGATCTAGTTTTTTGGTTAACCCCCGAATCACAGGCTTTTGAAGGAAAGTCAGCTTATCATAACCCTTATCACAGGTACAGTAAATGTATTTTGAAGGAAAGCTGGAAAAAATTACTGCCTGAATTTCAAGATTGTTTGGGGGTGATTCGTAAACCACGCCTAATTAAGATATATCTggaaaaaatctaaaaacaaacatatttcaataacgggggggggggggttctcctGAGAAACCTAAAATATTCCCATTCCCCTGATCACAGATTTCCCCCCAGAATTGATATCAATCTGTACTTTACATATTAGAGTATGATTTTTACCAAATTAGcagggaaaaaaattacaagggaGCTTTGGGAAATTTGGCCCTGAAAGAGCCCTGGGAAATCCTAGTTCACTGtaattttaaaggacaagtccaccccaacaaaaattaaagtggatttaataaaaagagaaaaatccaacaagcaaacaATCAAAATGTCACCAAAATCTGAtgtataagaaagttatgacattttaaagtttcgcttatttttcgcaaaacagttatatgcacatcctggttagtattcaaatgaggaaactgatgtcatccactcactttttcttttgtattttattatattaaatatgaaatatccaaattttctcctcaatgtcatgttcgacaatgattaattccacttgaacatgtggaattagcaatgtttaatactatatggttcagtcaagttggtcccatttgtcaaatctgtaaaaaatgaaatattgtataattcaaacaataaaaaacaaaagaaatagtgagtgagggacatcatcaactgtctcatttgcatgtcgccaagttgtgcatatcactgttttgtgaaaaataagtgaaacttcaaaatgtcataactttcttattttacatccgattttaatgacattttcagtgttatgcttgttggatttttctctttttatttaaatccactttttttggggtggacttgtcctttaaccctATAGCACCTGAACCGCCCGAGACCGCCCTTCCTATTACACACTGAACCGCCTTTAACCGCCCGTACGTTTTCTTTGCGCTATAGTATCTCTTGTCTATGatttaccgtggtaatattgcgggtgcataccgtataggttggctgctatatagatctgcatagaaaagtgtatgctcctattgagtataatagagaaaaaccgattgacatgcatcggtgtgtagcaagttccagactgttgcgcagtcgatctcagcaaagatggctgcgtccatgtctcggaaaaccacttacttcgccgaagaagctcgggcgttgctatatgttcatcaaaacgttggatatcacacagagtgacatctagatgtgagttggaattaatttttgacatatttgatacaagatttggcgaaaactttagtattctgtcagtgatactttacatttttttgaaggcgtgggactggggcggctgaaacccgaacttttgttttttttcttctcgctctgcaaacgattgtcaaaggtcaatattcgtacatctgattgaactttgccatgtaccattctattcaacaggtcctatgctacaaaataaatataacttgtaatgaacaaaagtaaatttataaaaaactatttcaatttgtttgaaacaatgcctacttattatcagttttattgtttcctccagtGAGTAATTGCCATTATGCATAGGAATCTGTAGGTGCTATAGGGTTAAAGCTTCccaaatgttgcagatttggCCCAATAGGTTGTGAAATGTAGCCccagaaaataataatcaatattttgccTGAAAGATACAAAACTAAAGTCTAAACATAAAAAAGCCTTACCCTTGGTGTGGCGGTGGGGCACCATAACCTGGTTGTGCTTGAGCTGCATGGGGGGCACCGTAACCTTGTGGTGCTTGAGCTGCACGGGGGGCACCGTAACCTTGTGGTGCTTGAGCTGCACGGGGGGCACCATAACCTGGTGCATGAGCAGGAGGTGGAGGTCCGTACCCCGGTGCATTATATGCTGGGTTATGGGCCGGTGGGGGAGCCCGGTAACCTGGTACCTGCCCATGGGGAGGGGCATAGCCAGTTTGTGGTGCCGATGGGTTGGTGGCAGGAGGAGGTGCCTGGCCATATCCACCAGGCTGAGAagataaaggaaaaaataataattctgtAAATCAAGCGGAAAAAGCTGAATTGAAACGGAAATAAGTCACTCAATGTCCACATTGTCAACGATCATAAattcataatattaataattaaagGCAAATAACAAGGGCCAAGGCAAGAGATAttatttcctagggaaatccatccgggTGTGTAGGTCTCGCTTatgcatgtatggaaagagtttcaaggctccatgatgaagaagtatggtgagactaccacatatcgaccacctcttttgaaaccaaccaccttgcgcgcgttaaaattattgcgtattacaaacgatacgcgcgggagagaaggcgcagtgtccatagaaacggtaagaTTAAGAATCGATTATacgagaaaaaataaaagaagcaacaaaaagtaaaaatttagtagaattaattaaaattgtattgaccagacccaattcccgctgaaaaaccaagaaatccgataggaaacggctttagaacaaatatccgtcgtcaatcgtcgaatcatgtgccggagctcgcagtggaagtagtgagacgatgatttgatttagcatgttgacatcatagaactgatttggaagagtaaaaatatttcgccaccgcgacaagaatcggccgtaaacttagtgtattGGGGTGGTCagtttcaaaagacgggtgcaaatgatcaaatgtaaaatcgttGTATTCGTTGTTTGTCGatatatgatggggggacctaaagctacgcactttgttttcaaacgataaaaacaatgccaatttcaatatttgaacaaattatctttcactaatttgtggcaaatattctaaagatcattaaccaagaagaaaatatcacagaactcactaatacgaaaatcccgctgtgttttccgaacacctcttgatttcgccgcccgatgtagaaggggtcctaaagctacgcactcgatttatcatgcaaaaaatagtatttcctgtgcctcaatttctaaattATGTTCACATTATTATAGGGTATGTGAAATTAAAGTGAATATAACTCCGAAATTCCAAACAGCCGTTGGTTTTTTCTGCATTTGGagatttattgcagcctctgttgaaaaaaatgaataggaattgttcgtcactctgcagtcacagttccacacacagagtgcgcatttgccattgaaaactgcatgcgcgatgagtggtgcgtagctttaggacccgcgtaGCTTTAGAACCCCTGACCATATACGGTACGCGGATTGAATCAGAGACAGAGTCGCCGAGcaaaacatgggaatctgatctgctcaattttctgcacaaatgagactaaaactgggtaaaattgatgaatattttcgcagatacgatgctgagaagattaggtggtcgataaggggtagttccaaccatatttgtcaaaatattaaaaaatatcatcatggagtcctcaaggctaggcCATCATTACTTTATTAGCCTGTGTAGCACCGGCCGCGCAGAGACAACGACAACGCACCCGGCCTACTCGGGGGCATTTCAGCCTACCGACGCCCACTTGTATGCACTGAAGCAAGCAGGGCGCGGCTGTTGAATTCAGTTATGAATAGCATTTCAAAATCTATAAATCAACTCAAGTGAATATAGAAAACTCACATAATTTGGATTGTACGGCTGCTGTTGACCCCACGACATGTTTGTATGATGTTTCAACTTTAATTAAAACAATGTTCGTCCAAAAACCGAAGTCGATCTTTCACACATAaatctttgaagtttgatgcATGCCAGCAGCAGTACGGTACGTACCGTACGCGTACGGTATCGTATTTCGATCTCTCTTGTTTCGCTatatagctagctagctagcttaGCTCTGAGTCTGAGATCGATCTTGCGTGCGTTTGTTTCGCGTGATTCATAACTATTTATAGAATTCCTTTTCTTATGtttgttcttcttttctctttgaCTTTAACTCTCCATTTTCCCCTCTTCCCTCTCTCCTCCCTTCGATCCcctttctatttattttctcttttatgtACCTTCCCATTATTCACACTTTTCTCTCACAACTTAAGTTTGTCACTTTATACTacgtatctatctatctatctaagaataacccccgggggggggggggcactcagtatataatgcatagtgggtatgtgccgcggaggggacccccatttttacactcaaatttccgttccaaggcatagcatttttgtcttattgagaaaaagaacaaagaaagccgctccaaagcatagcattttcttcttatcgagaaaaaagaagaaagaaatccgctccaaagcttcgcatattttctgtTACGACGTTCCAGCCGTATTGATCTGCTATAATGAGccacaattttggtgaaaagcggcccgcagagcgctgtccgacaatcgcatctgcgctagcgcacccggcgcccgtgccgccgggctagctgcatgcacgtatgcccgttccatataTAGGAATGAATACGcaatcacacgcaggcgacccgttccaaggatccccgttttcacaaacatttgtcgttccgaagcccgttccgatgaccctcctttttacaatacgcccgctccaaggcccccgttttttgtctcgcccgcggcacatacccactacttttttggtcgagtgccccccctggGGAATAACCCTTCTCCCTTTCCACTTCTACCAAAGATTCTACACCTTTTTATTCACTCTTCCTCCCACTTTTTATACCACCTCTGATTTTACCCTCCCTCTCTCCGTTAAACTTCATTCACCTTGctctattacaaaaaaaatgaaccaTGCAGTCAGATCATTCTCAGACTGTAATAGGATCTACATTATACTGCTTTTTGTAAATATAAACATTCGGACCAGTCACAGATTTTAGAATTTATTCTGTTATATCCACACCTCACAAAAAAGCAAAGTAAATAGTCATTATCATTTGCATGTAAGTTTTTAATTACATCTGAAACACATTGCCTTATCCACATCCATACTTGTTCCAAATTTATATTAGTGCAAAAATAGAGATATGCAAGAATATTTGAAAGTCACTGATAAGATCACACAAATCACAAACAGAGAAACCCATCAAAGAACACTTTACAAGAACAAAATACAAGCATATGGCAGCAGTCAAGTTGTAAGATCATTGaatataccttggtcacatttgttctatggcggccgtacggcgagtcgaaaacagccgttttattcatttttattcaaaccacccatatatagctggtacaaaaaaatgttaaaacggctgttctcgacttgccgtacggccgccgtagaacaaatgtgaccaaggtattaaccTGGGTactaacacatacatgtagcctgggttccataacacaaagtttagcaattaaacaaatatgataGGCCTACTGCACTGACCATCAATGTACAGCTGATCATGACAAATTTCTCATGATAGTCACTAAAATGCATTGTTACCAGTGAAAGGAGATGGGACTCTCCATAGGACCCAGCATTAAGACCttcctggggggcgtttcatgaaaggacttgtcggacgttttatccgacaagtcccattttatccgacagttaccatagtaacagtacctctcagccaatcaacatcagagaaagatgtcagatctgacaacttgtcggatgaaaatgttgatgaaacactcccctggtttCACAAAGAAATTAACCCTAAATAAAAGTCATGCTTACCGGTAAGTGCCAATGGTTTACAACATATGTATGTGCTGGATTGTAGACAGTACATCCCAAAAGCGTGATTGTGTCCATTTATCCTTCGAAACATACAACTTTCCCCCAGATTTCATTCTTCATGTTTGGCACCCTAATGGCTTCAGACATATATAGCTTAACTTGAATTCCACAAACCTCAGCTAAATTTTTCCTCCAAAGACAGTGGTATAACTAAAGGCCACAGACATATGCTTTATTAAGACATCTTTTAGTTCTACAAGTATACATGAACAACATCACTATTTTATTGTCCCTTCCCCTACATATCAATCTGGCTTGTAGTTTCTTTTTATAAAACTTTGgtcacaaaaaaaatctgaaagatCAAACAGGCATAAGTAGAATTAGGcatgatcataattataatggTTCTGAAGTGATATCACAAATATTACAATGGAGAATAGACCCCTAATGATAGCACAACCAATCTGAtggttttcaatttttaatcaatGATATTTTTACGAATAATCTGTTGCTCCATCATGTCTGATCTCaataaaatatgacataaaatgaataattattataataaaatgtgGGTACACAGCTAAgtaatttattataaatttacATGTTAGCCTAGATAGACTAGGGTGCATTTGTTGCTACACGTATAATTATGTAACAGAGAATAAACTACAAtggatgatttcaagtttgttgacctttcgACGTGGTGCTGGGTTGAAGTTTACATCAGATtgacaccaaacttgaaatgcAGCTGATCCTGTGTAGAATCTACCTTGGTGTTAGCTATAAATGATGAGATTTAGATCATTTTTTTCCAACTCATAATTAGGTGTTGATGCTAGGTAAGGAAATCTAAATCAGAATCggtgaaatataaatgtttgtttttacaTTGATTTTATAAAGCTCTTTTCATCACAACCTTCAAACAATAACTCCAAACTTGAAACCAAACAATCATTCAATCATCCTCCCTCAAAATGATATGCCTCATCcaccaggcgcgtagccaggggggggcggtgggggcggtcgccccccccaaacgtccccaaaaagaaaaaaaagaagggggaaaaagagaggagaaaaggaaaagggaagggaggaaagggaagaaaggtagctttgtgttttttttctttttattattattttttttctcaaaagagaaactccttcactcttgctctaaatttatatatgaattttgcttccgcgctgcgcgcggttaaatgataatattgaagttctccattgtttcccccaccctttctctaaccctgtttttccacctcagctatatgtgttcttgccagttaaagttcaaatctaaacattagggcatggaattagagtaaggttaggccgaagtatatgaagttatctttttttttaattgatcgcgcgaCTTCTGgacgggtcggctccgggcgggtaaaatctttatatcaatttctgccgtcaaatccataaagtcaacttctcccgcttttcagctcattactaaataACCacaattttggggcaaacaggttcctaatttaaaaagaggaaggtataaaattcgtgtcgtattaaataaaaagtacaatatttattatcaaattctattaaacttcatgtcatttccctgcacattcatctcccgTCCTGTATTGCAAACTCagattttgaatgacacttaagtttctttataattcaaaatgaagcgcttcaggataagtcaaagaaattaggcatcgttttttatattatttcaataaatcacagaagtttcaactttttgcgcactattttccttgtaatgaagttcaaaaatcttagaaaatcaattgaattagagccgatggggtattagagatatctgtaTTTGATGATACGTCCGCCCttcgaaatttcagagtttcattgctctgcgcggggaggaatatcttcctcccggcatatgcACTTCTTCTCCTCgatctgttttgcgagttatgcactgtcgctaaattgtttgtaatcaaatctgatctttccaagggaagtattcaatatatctttgagaatacccttttatcgggacccttt
It contains:
- the LOC129269197 gene encoding sorcin-like isoform X2; translated protein: MSWGQQQPYNPNYPGGYGQAPPPATNPSAPQTGYAPPHGQVPGYRAPPPAHNPAYNAPGYGPPPPAHAPGYGAPRAAQAPQGYGAPRAAQAPQGYGAPHAAQAQPGYGAPPPHQGYGAPGYNPGGPPPGADPTLWSWFKAVDADNSGGITADELQHALLNGNMTPFNHETCRLMIGMFDRDRNGTINFNEFSSLWKYIQDWKACFDRFDRDRSGNIDANELNTAFQSFGYRLSAQFCNLIVTRFDRTHAGTIKFDDFIQVCVMLKSLTEAFKKRDTTMNGVINVSYEDFLEMVLENAVH
- the LOC129269197 gene encoding sorcin-like isoform X1, whose translation is MSWGQQQPYNPNYPGGYGQAPPPATNPSAPQTGYAPPHGQVPGYRAPPPAHNPAYNAPGYGPPPPAHAPGYGAPRAAQAPQGYGAPRAAQAPQGYGAPHAAQAQPGYGAPPPHQGYGAPGYNPGGPPPGADPTLWSWFKAVDQDHSNAITAQELRQALLNGNNSNFNLETCRLMIGMFDKDRNGTINFNEFSSLWKYIQDWKACFDRFDRDRSGNIDANELNTAFQSFGYRLSAQFCNLIVTRFDRTHAGTIKFDDFIQVCVMLKSLTEAFKKRDTTMNGVINVSYEDFLEMVLENAVH